One window from the genome of Thermaerobacter marianensis DSM 12885 encodes:
- a CDS encoding CAP domain-containing protein → MVSPRIRRRIAGAAILAALAMAVPAAPAMAAWRNPYPGDPVLRPAGSPAASPAAAGRTGALGLQAGGTAGFPAGEGTGGGVTPEFTGRGPGVFGWYYQWKLQRAQLRRGTAADPAATPDGTGAGTPAGSSTGGPHGGRGVPTPSTPRPSAPPSQPTEAPRLEPAPSPRDAAASLTAEERRLVELVNLERRNRGLPELAVDPDLTRLARLKARDIQQQGSFSHVSPTYGSPYAMEIAAGIRARVMGAENLAMARDVNAAHRMLMASQGHRANILHPDHDRIGVAVVPVRYGVLVVQLFLGARYR, encoded by the coding sequence GTGGTTTCCCCGCGAATCAGGCGGCGGATCGCCGGCGCTGCGATCCTGGCCGCCCTGGCCATGGCCGTGCCCGCTGCACCGGCCATGGCCGCCTGGCGCAATCCGTATCCTGGTGACCCTGTGCTGCGGCCGGCCGGGAGTCCGGCGGCGTCGCCGGCCGCGGCCGGCCGCACCGGTGCCCTGGGCCTTCAAGCAGGGGGTACCGCCGGCTTCCCGGCCGGGGAGGGAACGGGCGGCGGCGTGACCCCCGAGTTCACCGGCCGTGGACCCGGGGTCTTCGGATGGTATTACCAGTGGAAGTTGCAGAGGGCCCAGCTACGCCGGGGCACCGCCGCGGATCCGGCCGCGACGCCCGATGGAACGGGGGCCGGCACCCCCGCCGGTTCCTCCACCGGCGGTCCCCACGGCGGCCGAGGGGTTCCCACGCCATCCACCCCACGGCCTTCGGCGCCCCCGAGCCAGCCGACGGAGGCTCCAAGGCTTGAGCCGGCACCGAGCCCGCGCGATGCCGCCGCCAGCCTGACCGCCGAGGAGAGGCGGCTGGTCGAGCTGGTCAACCTGGAACGGCGGAACCGGGGCCTGCCCGAACTGGCGGTCGACCCGGACCTGACGCGCCTGGCGCGGCTCAAGGCGCGGGACATCCAGCAGCAGGGGTCCTTCTCCCACGTCTCGCCCACCTACGGTTCCCCCTACGCCATGGAGATCGCGGCAGGCATCCGCGCCCGCGTGATGGGGGCAGAGAACCTGGCCATGGCCCGCGACGTGAACGCCGCCCACCGGATGTTGATGGCGAGCCAGGGCCACCGCGCGAACATCCTCCACCCCGACCACGACCGCATCGGCGTGGCCGTGGTCCCCGTCCGCTACGGCGTGCTGGTGGTGCAACTGTTCCTGGGCGCCCGGTACCGTTGA
- a CDS encoding cytochrome c oxidase subunit 3: MSTIEATQHPLAADQEAVLRSEWGGGRSPFATPHAKLGMWIFLASDVLVFATLLTAYGVARLKAGTWPDRTHIFEGLWLVTLMTFILISSSSTMAAAVGAARRGDQKAAVRFLLLTILGGLFFLGSQAFEWTSLIREGARLMSNPWGVPQFSASFFVITGFHGFHVLTGLIYLAVITLNAMRGRYSGLGVEVAGLYWHFVDLVWVFIFTLFYLI; encoded by the coding sequence ATGAGCACCATCGAAGCGACGCAGCACCCGCTGGCCGCCGATCAGGAGGCGGTGCTGCGCTCGGAGTGGGGCGGCGGCCGCTCGCCCTTCGCCACGCCCCATGCCAAGCTGGGCATGTGGATCTTCCTGGCGTCGGACGTGCTGGTCTTCGCCACCCTCCTGACGGCGTACGGCGTGGCACGGCTCAAGGCGGGGACCTGGCCGGACCGCACCCACATCTTCGAAGGGCTGTGGCTGGTCACGCTGATGACCTTCATCCTGATCAGCAGCAGCTCGACCATGGCGGCGGCGGTCGGGGCGGCCCGGCGGGGCGATCAGAAGGCGGCGGTGCGGTTCCTGCTGCTGACCATTCTGGGTGGCCTGTTCTTCCTGGGCTCGCAGGCCTTCGAGTGGACCAGCCTGATCCGCGAAGGCGCGCGGCTGATGTCCAACCCGTGGGGCGTGCCGCAGTTCAGCGCCAGCTTCTTCGTGATCACCGGCTTTCACGGGTTCCACGTGCTGACCGGCCTGATCTACCTGGCGGTCATCACGCTCAACGCCATGCGGGGCCGGTATTCGGGGCTGGGCGTCGAGGTGGCGGGTCTGTACTGGCACTTCGTCGACCTGGTGTGGGTGTTCATCTTCACGCTGTTCTACCTGATCTAG
- a CDS encoding RNA polymerase sigma factor, whose protein sequence is MPDRHDGRQRTGGADPSGVAAWSDEALVQRAREGDLDAFTALVERYQVAVYNLCLRLTNQPADAADAAQEVFLRVYTNLRRFQGRGPFRSWVYRIAVNTCRDELRRRRRRPVPALAPPGPDAHPLPAGDDGDPARAVVGREVQAAIQDALGRLPEVFRTVVVLRDVEGLSYEEVAAVLGVSIGTVKSRVHRGRVMLRDWLAAAGWLAGRGKGGDGP, encoded by the coding sequence ATGCCGGACCGCCACGACGGGCGGCAACGGACCGGCGGCGCGGACCCCTCGGGTGTCGCCGCGTGGAGCGACGAGGCGCTGGTGCAGCGTGCCCGGGAGGGCGACCTCGATGCCTTCACCGCCCTGGTCGAGCGCTACCAGGTGGCGGTGTACAACCTTTGCCTGCGCCTGACGAACCAGCCCGCCGATGCGGCCGACGCGGCCCAGGAGGTCTTCCTGCGGGTGTACACCAACCTCCGCCGGTTCCAGGGCCGGGGCCCGTTCCGGTCCTGGGTCTACCGGATCGCCGTCAACACGTGTCGCGACGAGCTCCGCCGCCGGCGCCGGCGGCCGGTCCCCGCCCTGGCTCCTCCCGGACCGGATGCCCACCCCCTGCCCGCCGGGGACGACGGCGACCCCGCCCGGGCCGTGGTGGGCCGGGAGGTCCAGGCTGCGATCCAGGACGCCCTGGGCCGGTTGCCGGAGGTCTTCCGGACCGTCGTGGTGCTGCGGGACGTGGAAGGACTGTCGTACGAAGAGGTGGCCGCCGTCCTCGGCGTGTCCATCGGGACCGTGAAGTCGCGGGTCCACCGCGGGCGTGTGATGCTGCGGGACTGGCTGGCCGCGGCGGGCTGGCTGGCCGGCCGCGGGAAGGGGGGTGACGGGCCGTGA
- a CDS encoding cytochrome c oxidase subunit I, translating to MAHGGTQAALAGHATHAGHHHEPQSFWRRYIFSTDHKIIAIQYLLTSLVMAAVGGFLAMLMRVQLGWPGRQWPLLEALMPNAFKGGRMDPDFYYGAVTMHGTIMVFFFLTTALSGGFANFLIPLQIGARDMAFPVLNMISYWLFPVAIVFALASFFVQGGAPGSGWTAYPPLSDREPLGQTLWLISVFILMLAFLAGGINYITTTLNLRTKGMSMSRLPLTVWTLFVTALVGLFAFPALMAAALMLIFDRVGGTHFFDPAGGGDPILWQHLFWFFGHPEVYIVILPAMGIVSEVLATHARKPVFGYRYMVGSTLAIAGLSFIVWGHHMFASGMSPTLGSMFMATTLAIAIPSAVKTFNWLATIYRSKMRFTTAALYAVGFVSLFITGGLTGIILGNPSTDLYFHDTYFVVGHFHFIMGAAALFGVFAGLYHWFPKMFGRMMNERLGKIHFWLTFLGIYGTFFPMHFLGTAGMPRRIYSWEAYQFLGDVATLNHIISISAFVLGAAQLIFAFNLFYSMFRGPKAERNPWQANTLEWWAPSPPPHGNWDEAEPVVYRWPYEYSPKYAPEGVDHIPQWLPEPAVATAGRDGAGAR from the coding sequence ATGGCCCACGGCGGAACCCAGGCGGCGCTGGCGGGGCACGCGACCCATGCGGGCCACCATCACGAGCCGCAGAGCTTCTGGCGCCGTTACATCTTCAGCACGGACCACAAGATCATCGCCATCCAGTACCTGCTGACCTCACTGGTCATGGCCGCGGTGGGCGGCTTTTTGGCCATGTTGATGCGGGTCCAGCTGGGTTGGCCGGGTCGCCAATGGCCGCTGCTGGAGGCCCTCATGCCCAATGCCTTCAAGGGCGGGCGGATGGATCCGGACTTCTACTACGGGGCCGTGACCATGCACGGCACCATCATGGTGTTCTTCTTCCTGACCACGGCCCTGAGCGGCGGGTTCGCCAACTTCCTGATCCCTCTGCAGATCGGGGCGCGGGACATGGCGTTCCCCGTTCTCAATATGATTTCGTACTGGCTGTTTCCGGTGGCCATCGTCTTCGCCCTGGCCTCCTTCTTCGTCCAGGGTGGGGCGCCGGGCTCGGGCTGGACGGCCTACCCGCCGCTGAGCGATCGCGAGCCGCTGGGCCAGACCCTGTGGTTGATCTCCGTCTTCATCCTGATGCTGGCGTTCCTGGCCGGCGGCATCAATTACATCACCACCACGCTGAACCTGCGCACCAAGGGCATGTCCATGAGCCGCCTGCCCTTGACGGTCTGGACGCTGTTCGTCACGGCGCTGGTGGGGCTGTTCGCGTTCCCGGCGCTGATGGCGGCGGCGCTGATGCTGATCTTCGACCGGGTGGGCGGCACCCACTTCTTCGACCCGGCGGGCGGCGGTGACCCGATCCTGTGGCAGCACCTGTTCTGGTTCTTCGGGCACCCCGAGGTCTACATCGTCATCCTGCCGGCCATGGGCATCGTGTCGGAGGTGCTGGCCACCCACGCGCGGAAGCCGGTGTTCGGCTACCGCTACATGGTGGGCTCCACCCTGGCCATTGCCGGTCTGAGCTTCATCGTGTGGGGCCACCACATGTTCGCCAGCGGCATGAGCCCGACCCTGGGCAGCATGTTCATGGCCACGACCCTGGCCATCGCCATCCCGTCGGCGGTGAAGACCTTCAACTGGCTGGCGACCATCTATCGCAGCAAGATGCGCTTCACCACGGCAGCGCTGTATGCGGTGGGGTTCGTGTCGCTGTTCATCACCGGCGGTTTGACGGGCATCATCCTGGGCAACCCGTCCACGGACCTGTACTTCCACGACACCTACTTCGTCGTGGGGCACTTCCACTTCATCATGGGGGCCGCGGCGCTGTTCGGCGTCTTCGCCGGGCTGTACCACTGGTTCCCCAAGATGTTCGGCCGGATGATGAACGAACGGCTGGGGAAGATCCACTTCTGGCTGACGTTCCTGGGCATCTACGGCACGTTCTTCCCGATGCACTTCCTGGGGACGGCCGGGATGCCGCGGCGGATCTACAGCTGGGAGGCGTATCAGTTCCTGGGCGACGTGGCCACGCTGAACCACATCATCTCGATCTCGGCCTTCGTCCTGGGCGCGGCGCAGTTGATCTTCGCCTTCAACCTGTTCTACAGCATGTTCCGCGGGCCCAAGGCCGAGCGCAACCCGTGGCAGGCCAATACGCTGGAGTGGTGGGCGCCGTCGCCGCCGCCCCACGGGAACTGGGACGAGGCCGAGCCGGTGGTGTACCGCTGGCCCTACGAGTACAGCCCGAAGTACGCGCCCGAGGGCGTGGACCATATCCCGCAGTGGCTGCCTGAACCGGCGGTCGCCACGGCGGGTCGCGACGGCGCGGGAGCACGGTAA
- the coxB gene encoding cytochrome c oxidase subunit II — protein sequence MHQVTERENRRAGAVVTLLIGLVLVAGVASTVYATKRWWLPPLVSATAAPIDRMFNLLMVSIGIVFVLTQGALAWFVWKAARNPRALYWHENKRLESTWTVATAVILTAFIVMGYQIWLSVHTPPAAAAEKTAVVEVWGQQFYWTARYPGPDGQFGKTDPQYVDFKSNPFGIDPNDPAGQDDIVVDGSKGPIVMPAGYKVTVQLHSRDVIHSFFVPQLRVKLDAVPGQVNELYVEPTEPGTYEIACAELCGVGHFAMRGEIQVLPESEWQSWLAEHAGEHGAAQ from the coding sequence ATGCATCAGGTGACGGAGCGGGAGAACCGGCGCGCGGGTGCCGTGGTCACCCTGCTCATCGGGCTGGTCCTGGTGGCGGGCGTGGCCAGCACCGTCTATGCGACCAAGCGCTGGTGGCTGCCGCCCCTGGTGTCGGCCACGGCGGCGCCCATCGACCGCATGTTCAACCTGCTGATGGTCAGCATCGGCATCGTCTTCGTACTGACCCAGGGGGCGCTGGCCTGGTTCGTCTGGAAGGCGGCCCGCAACCCGCGCGCCCTGTACTGGCACGAGAACAAGCGCCTGGAGTCCACCTGGACGGTGGCCACGGCGGTCATCCTGACGGCCTTCATCGTGATGGGGTACCAGATTTGGCTCTCGGTCCACACGCCGCCGGCCGCTGCGGCGGAGAAGACGGCGGTGGTCGAGGTGTGGGGCCAGCAGTTCTACTGGACGGCGCGTTATCCCGGCCCGGACGGCCAGTTTGGCAAGACGGATCCGCAGTATGTGGATTTCAAGAGCAATCCCTTCGGCATCGACCCCAACGACCCGGCCGGCCAGGACGACATCGTGGTCGACGGTTCCAAGGGTCCCATCGTGATGCCGGCGGGTTACAAGGTGACGGTGCAGCTTCACTCCCGGGACGTGATCCACAGCTTCTTCGTCCCGCAGCTGCGGGTGAAGTTGGACGCCGTTCCCGGCCAGGTCAACGAGCTGTACGTGGAGCCGACGGAGCCCGGGACGTACGAGATCGCCTGCGCGGAGCTGTGCGGAGTGGGCCACTTCGCCATGCGCGGCGAGATCCAGGTGCTGCCGGAGTCCGAGTGGCAGTCCTGGCTGGCGGAACATGCGGGTGAGCACGGGGCGGCCCAGTGA
- a CDS encoding glycosyltransferase family 4 protein yields MHILMLTATFFASGQTAHVIHLARGLRRRGLGVDLLLTHAGPGAPRRRDYLRLLHAAGVRVMAIPRQPAGVDRMEPPAGRYDVVHVQSSWSFEHGRRLAARLDVPLVITCHGLSLNQLAYRPALSAAARLICVGPRIAGNLAPYRDKIVVIGNGADLERFRPGVREPQFTILYAGRVDRWKRAGVLALCAAVDRLPGDTRFWVAANVRLPSRRAEHLGWVTDVHRWMGRAHVVVGTGCAIREAMAAGAACLILGREYHGVVTPELVASMDFPDFSGLGRHQGPPSPAALYADLMRLYQDRQWLGELMAFGREYAERHFDLDAMVAATLDVYAAAIASHRRRAGAR; encoded by the coding sequence GTGCACATCTTGATGCTGACCGCGACCTTCTTCGCTTCCGGACAGACGGCCCACGTCATCCATCTGGCGCGGGGACTGCGCCGCCGGGGACTCGGCGTGGACCTCCTGCTCACCCACGCCGGGCCGGGGGCGCCGCGCCGTCGTGACTACCTGCGGCTGCTCCACGCGGCCGGGGTGCGGGTGATGGCGATCCCCCGGCAGCCGGCCGGGGTGGACCGGATGGAGCCACCTGCCGGGCGCTACGACGTCGTCCACGTCCAGTCGTCCTGGTCCTTCGAGCACGGGCGCCGCCTGGCGGCGCGGCTGGACGTGCCGCTGGTCATCACCTGTCACGGCCTCTCCCTGAACCAGCTGGCGTACCGGCCGGCCCTGTCCGCGGCGGCGCGGCTGATCTGCGTGGGACCGCGCATCGCCGGCAACCTGGCTCCCTACCGCGACAAGATCGTGGTCATCGGCAACGGGGCGGATCTCGAGCGCTTCCGGCCCGGTGTTCGCGAACCGCAATTCACCATCCTCTACGCCGGCCGTGTCGATCGCTGGAAGCGGGCGGGCGTCCTGGCCCTCTGTGCGGCCGTGGACCGCCTGCCCGGCGACACCCGGTTCTGGGTCGCCGCCAACGTGCGCCTTCCCAGCCGCCGCGCCGAGCATCTGGGGTGGGTGACCGACGTCCACCGGTGGATGGGCCGGGCCCACGTGGTCGTGGGCACGGGCTGCGCGATCCGCGAGGCCATGGCGGCCGGGGCGGCCTGCCTGATCCTGGGCAGGGAGTACCACGGGGTGGTCACACCGGAGTTGGTCGCGTCCATGGATTTCCCCGATTTCAGCGGGCTGGGCCGGCATCAAGGCCCGCCGTCCCCTGCGGCCCTGTACGCAGACCTGATGCGGCTGTACCAGGACCGCCAGTGGTTGGGCGAGCTCATGGCGTTCGGGCGCGAGTACGCCGAGCGCCACTTCGACCTGGACGCCATGGTCGCGGCCACCCTGGACGTGTACGCGGCGGCCATCGCCTCCCACCGCAGGCGGGCAGGCGCACGCTGA
- a CDS encoding cytochrome c oxidase subunit 3, which produces MPTTTRKPPRTRHRLRRQGAAARPPVPVIAGRRVDTPGRIPPNGRGGGGGWGGGPGDDEARARAATMATWMVVAAVTLMFMGFTSTYVARSAEPGWARQDLPPLLWWNTAVLLASSVTMELARRRARKGLVAGARRALGVTTLLGLAFVAGQVAAWAQWLAAGVVASGSTHAAFFYLLSGVHAAHVAGGLGALLYGMWRLGRPGTPAQMAASMTNIATYWHFVDVLWLYLFALLLW; this is translated from the coding sequence ATGCCGACGACAACCCGGAAGCCGCCACGGACGCGCCACCGCCTCCGCAGGCAGGGGGCGGCGGCACGGCCTCCGGTGCCGGTGATCGCCGGCCGCCGGGTGGACACGCCCGGCCGGATCCCGCCCAACGGCCGGGGCGGTGGCGGGGGGTGGGGCGGTGGGCCCGGCGACGACGAGGCGCGGGCCCGCGCCGCCACCATGGCCACCTGGATGGTGGTCGCGGCCGTGACCCTGATGTTCATGGGGTTCACGAGCACCTATGTGGCCCGCAGCGCCGAGCCCGGCTGGGCGCGCCAGGACCTGCCCCCCCTCTTGTGGTGGAACACGGCGGTCCTGCTGGCCAGCAGCGTCACCATGGAGCTGGCGCGGCGGCGGGCCCGGAAGGGCCTGGTGGCCGGCGCCCGGCGCGCCCTGGGGGTCACGACCCTGCTGGGGCTGGCCTTCGTCGCCGGGCAGGTGGCCGCCTGGGCCCAGTGGCTGGCCGCCGGGGTGGTGGCGTCCGGAAGCACCCACGCGGCCTTCTTCTACCTGCTCAGCGGGGTCCACGCGGCGCACGTGGCCGGCGGGCTGGGCGCCCTGCTGTACGGGATGTGGCGCCTGGGCCGGCCCGGCACGCCCGCGCAGATGGCGGCCTCGATGACCAACATCGCCACCTACTGGCACTTCGTCGACGTGTTGTGGCTCTACCTGTTCGCATTGCTGCTCTGGTAA
- a CDS encoding YheC/YheD family protein gives MPGRETAARRATVRELSHAAVPAWVQLGHAVIRLPSLWEPDQRTLALPGAVLDAFGFDRGQAVYVFPADGGQRLVVGPLVGIWVTPAMLRSWKRGVRLLSQEVRGAGGIPFFFDLKGVDRAGGRIRGWTWQGGRLRPVTIPLPDVIYNRATFPDPGPRAAARSLRRALWEEDAIPFVNLASGFPKWETYQALRFFADTRPLVPETVRLEAPAELAAFLSRHRLVFVKADGGSHGTEVVRLRAVAGGWWIEGQVGRQRLRSRAADPAQVVEVLSRWIAGGVWVVQQGIQLPRLNGRRWDLRVEVKKDGTGTWTVPLIVVRLGHPATVTTNISRGGTPFELEAFRRRFGPLPALAGLKAKATRVAVRVALALEARFGPLGEIGVDVGLDPQGRPWVFEANAKPQYGPSPRPEQARGLMAYAVQLALHAWAGREGGVNRPHPVASLQTFAGWAG, from the coding sequence ATGCCGGGGCGGGAGACGGCCGCTCGGCGCGCCACGGTCCGCGAGCTCTCCCATGCCGCCGTGCCAGCCTGGGTCCAGCTCGGCCACGCCGTCATCCGGCTTCCGTCCCTCTGGGAACCCGACCAGCGCACCCTGGCCCTGCCTGGAGCGGTCCTCGACGCCTTCGGTTTCGACCGCGGGCAGGCGGTCTACGTGTTCCCTGCCGACGGGGGGCAGCGTCTGGTGGTCGGTCCCCTGGTCGGCATCTGGGTCACCCCGGCGATGCTGCGCTCCTGGAAGCGAGGCGTCCGGCTCCTCAGCCAGGAGGTCCGTGGGGCGGGCGGCATCCCCTTCTTCTTCGACCTTAAGGGCGTCGACCGCGCCGGCGGCCGCATCCGGGGGTGGACCTGGCAGGGCGGAAGGCTCCGGCCGGTCACCATACCCCTGCCCGATGTGATCTACAACCGGGCGACCTTTCCCGATCCCGGCCCCCGGGCCGCCGCCCGGTCGCTGCGCAGGGCGTTATGGGAGGAAGACGCCATCCCCTTCGTCAACCTGGCCAGCGGGTTCCCCAAGTGGGAGACCTATCAAGCCCTGCGCTTCTTCGCCGACACCCGCCCCCTGGTCCCGGAGACCGTCCGGCTCGAGGCACCGGCCGAGCTCGCCGCCTTCCTCTCCCGCCACCGCCTGGTCTTCGTCAAGGCCGACGGGGGCAGTCACGGCACGGAGGTGGTGCGGTTGCGGGCCGTCGCGGGCGGGTGGTGGATCGAGGGACAGGTCGGCCGGCAACGGCTTCGCAGCCGGGCGGCCGATCCCGCCCAGGTGGTGGAGGTGCTGTCGCGCTGGATCGCGGGTGGCGTCTGGGTGGTCCAGCAGGGCATCCAGCTGCCGCGGTTGAACGGCCGCCGTTGGGATCTGCGCGTCGAGGTGAAGAAGGACGGCACCGGTACGTGGACGGTGCCGCTCATCGTCGTCCGCCTGGGTCACCCGGCGACGGTGACCACCAACATCTCCCGCGGCGGCACGCCCTTCGAGCTGGAGGCGTTTCGCCGCCGCTTCGGTCCCTTGCCGGCCCTTGCCGGTCTGAAGGCCAAGGCGACCCGCGTGGCGGTCCGGGTCGCCTTGGCGCTGGAGGCGCGGTTCGGCCCGCTCGGCGAGATCGGGGTCGACGTCGGCCTCGATCCCCAGGGCCGGCCCTGGGTCTTCGAAGCCAACGCGAAGCCCCAGTACGGCCCGTCCCCGCGGCCCGAGCAGGCCCGGGGTCTGATGGCCTACGCCGTCCAGCTGGCGCTGCACGCCTGGGCCGGGCGGGAGGGCGGCGTCAACCGCCCGCACCCCGTGGCGTCGCTCCAGACGTTCGCCGGCTGGGCTGGATGA
- a CDS encoding DUF4349 domain-containing protein, with the protein MIGGFGHVDRWLSDWLDGTLPGPRRQAVEGHLAACARCRARAEAMRETVRQLRSLTPVPPPPDLVARVRARLAQDAATAPGAAGPSHARGAVPGPAPEGPATDRPVATAAGADRPAEEATRRPMARLWRWVQRRPGWRPAMAGGALVVLLVWAAGRWLGGTGGAVRQAVAPELASVPETAARAGGWDAAQENGSGAGANAAGAAPDTAPGATAGAAEALGSQASSAMRPAAASGRLLIRTGRLDLVVPDVAAAYREAEAIARRYGGFVQDARLDRTGAVEAASLTLRVPDQRLETVMDELAALAQRGRVAGHSIEAQDISSQYIDVKARLETLQAQEARLRQLASRSAGIDELLRVEQELWRVRGEIEQLEGQVRFWDQAVQLATIEVGLRAVEATPPEPAGSLRERAARAFLRSLHGLGQLVQAAIVGLAALVPYLAVVGAAAGAWLGWRRRHSRP; encoded by the coding sequence GTGATCGGAGGCTTCGGGCATGTCGACCGCTGGCTGAGTGATTGGCTCGACGGGACCTTGCCAGGCCCGCGGCGCCAGGCGGTCGAGGGCCACCTGGCAGCCTGCGCCCGATGCCGCGCCCGGGCGGAGGCGATGCGCGAGACGGTCCGTCAACTGCGGTCCCTCACCCCTGTGCCACCGCCTCCCGACCTGGTGGCGCGGGTGCGGGCGCGCCTGGCGCAGGATGCCGCCACGGCCCCTGGCGCCGCTGGACCAAGCCATGCCCGCGGTGCCGTACCGGGTCCGGCCCCCGAGGGTCCGGCGACCGACAGGCCGGTGGCGACGGCCGCAGGCGCCGACCGCCCGGCGGAGGAGGCCACCCGGCGGCCCATGGCCCGGCTGTGGCGTTGGGTCCAGCGCCGCCCGGGGTGGCGGCCCGCGATGGCCGGCGGCGCCCTGGTGGTGCTCCTGGTGTGGGCGGCAGGGCGCTGGCTGGGCGGGACGGGCGGCGCCGTGCGCCAGGCCGTGGCGCCGGAGCTGGCCTCGGTGCCGGAGACGGCCGCCCGCGCCGGCGGCTGGGATGCCGCGCAGGAGAACGGCAGCGGCGCTGGGGCGAATGCGGCCGGTGCCGCTCCGGACACCGCGCCGGGGGCCACCGCGGGCGCGGCGGAGGCATTGGGATCCCAGGCGTCCAGCGCGATGCGGCCGGCCGCCGCCTCGGGCCGGCTGCTGATCCGCACCGGCCGCCTGGACCTGGTCGTGCCGGACGTGGCGGCTGCCTACCGGGAGGCAGAGGCGATCGCCCGGCGGTACGGCGGGTTCGTCCAGGACGCGCGCCTGGACCGCACCGGCGCGGTCGAGGCGGCCAGCCTGACCCTGCGCGTCCCCGACCAGCGGCTGGAGACGGTGATGGACGAACTGGCTGCCCTGGCCCAGCGGGGGCGCGTGGCGGGCCACTCCATCGAGGCCCAGGACATCTCCTCGCAGTACATCGACGTCAAGGCGCGCCTGGAGACGCTCCAGGCTCAGGAGGCGCGGCTGCGCCAGCTGGCCTCGCGTTCGGCCGGCATCGACGAGTTGCTGCGGGTGGAACAGGAACTCTGGCGCGTGCGGGGGGAGATCGAGCAACTGGAGGGACAGGTGCGCTTCTGGGACCAGGCGGTGCAGCTGGCGACCATCGAGGTCGGACTGCGGGCCGTGGAGGCGACGCCGCCGGAACCGGCGGGCAGCCTGCGGGAACGGGCCGCCCGCGCCTTCCTGCGCTCCCTGCACGGGCTCGGCCAGCTGGTGCAGGCTGCCATTGTGGGATTGGCCGCGCTGGTGCCTTACCTGGCCGTGGTCGGGGCGGCAGCGGGGGCATGGCTCGGGTGGAGGCGGCGCCACTCCCGGCCTTGA
- a CDS encoding cytochrome C oxidase subunit IV family protein, with translation MSGTAHSAVEHGHEHDHGNRLYFLTWLWLLLITVLEVGVVLVHMPRAILVAVLLLMTVLKSGLIVANFMHLRFEKLNMIYIILTPMIFALIMWYGVALDY, from the coding sequence GTGAGCGGAACGGCCCACAGCGCCGTGGAACACGGGCACGAGCACGACCATGGGAACCGGTTGTACTTCCTGACCTGGTTGTGGCTTCTGCTCATCACCGTGCTGGAAGTGGGCGTGGTCCTGGTCCACATGCCGCGGGCGATCCTGGTGGCTGTCCTGCTGCTGATGACGGTGCTGAAGTCGGGGCTGATCGTGGCCAACTTCATGCACCTGCGGTTCGAGAAGCTCAACATGATCTACATCATCCTGACGCCGATGATCTTCGCCCTCATCATGTGGTACGGGGTCGCGCTGGACTACTGA
- a CDS encoding heme o synthase yields the protein MSMPNSAVLSRALPASRNGVLRDYLTLMKPGVMLLVLVTTAASMWVALGEAPHPWTLLVTLAGTMLAGGAAATLNHVLDRDMDAAMPRTSRRPIAAGRVHPGRATAFAVVLAMLSFALLYTQVNPLTAYIAAGGIAFYVGVYTAWLKRRTPQNIVIGGAAGAVGPLIGWAAATGRLDVAAVVMFLIVFFWTPPHFWALAIALRDEYAQAKVPMLPVVAGVDATLRQIYFYTWVTVAVTLAMAPLGVLSWVYTAAAVVLGVRYLRLTRGLMAETSDARARALYGYSIVYLFSLFAAMVLDVTVQQLAGHLLGRV from the coding sequence ATGAGCATGCCCAACAGCGCGGTGCTGTCGCGCGCCTTGCCCGCCAGCCGCAACGGGGTGCTGCGGGATTACCTGACCCTGATGAAGCCGGGGGTCATGTTGCTGGTGCTGGTCACCACGGCCGCGTCCATGTGGGTGGCCCTGGGCGAGGCGCCCCACCCGTGGACGCTGCTGGTGACCCTGGCCGGAACCATGCTGGCCGGCGGGGCGGCGGCCACCCTCAACCACGTGCTCGATCGGGACATGGACGCGGCCATGCCCCGGACCAGCCGCCGGCCCATCGCCGCCGGGCGCGTCCATCCCGGCCGCGCGACGGCCTTCGCCGTGGTCCTGGCGATGCTGAGCTTCGCCCTGCTCTACACCCAGGTCAACCCGCTGACGGCCTACATCGCCGCCGGCGGCATCGCCTTCTACGTCGGCGTCTACACCGCTTGGCTCAAGCGGCGCACCCCGCAGAACATCGTCATCGGCGGTGCGGCAGGCGCGGTGGGTCCCCTGATCGGGTGGGCCGCGGCGACCGGCCGCCTCGACGTGGCGGCCGTGGTGATGTTCCTCATCGTGTTCTTCTGGACGCCGCCCCACTTCTGGGCCCTGGCCATCGCGCTGCGGGACGAGTACGCCCAGGCGAAGGTGCCGATGCTGCCCGTGGTGGCGGGCGTGGACGCCACCTTGCGGCAAATCTACTTCTATACGTGGGTCACCGTCGCCGTCACCCTGGCCATGGCGCCGCTGGGGGTGCTGAGCTGGGTGTACACCGCGGCGGCCGTGGTCCTGGGCGTGCGGTACCTGCGGTTGACCCGGGGGCTGATGGCCGAGACCTCCGACGCCCGGGCCCGGGCGCTCTACGGCTACAGCATCGTCTACCTCTTCAGCCTCTTCGCGGCGATGGTGCTGGACGTGACGGTGCAGCAGCTGGCCGGGCACCTGCTGGGTCGCGTCTGA